The following proteins are encoded in a genomic region of Arcobacter cloacae:
- a CDS encoding helix-turn-helix domain-containing protein, translating into MKNNDLVQVVEDVEEFYKAVSRNVKKLRKKHKFTQLDFSANIGFNSVSFYCECENNKNGKHFNLLHVVRIAKYLNIDINEIVKY; encoded by the coding sequence TTGAAAAATAATGATTTAGTTCAAGTAGTAGAAGATGTAGAAGAGTTTTATAAAGCTGTATCTAGAAATGTTAAAAAGCTAAGAAAAAAGCATAAGTTTACACAATTAGATTTTTCTGCAAATATTGGTTTTAACTCTGTTAGTTTTTATTGTGAATGTGAAAATAATAAAAATGGAAAACATTTTAATTTATTACATGTGGTAAGAATTGCAAAATATTTAAATATTGATATAAATGAAATAGTTAAATATTAA
- a CDS encoding 7TM diverse intracellular signaling domain-containing protein, whose translation MKKLLIVLIIFISNLFGNIIELNSNNLEILSQSKIYIDNTRKLNIDEIIKNDKNFVNVNSSIKNYGYSPKFDVWIKFTLHNKKDEPITKILEFSNSLVTNISFYEDTNLIKNEGLLNKDINRKSVNPTFVINLDKNETKTFYLKVFSKKTALTLNLNLYSNDEFYSKEIFHQVILALFFGAMIILALYNFAIFLMIKDISYLYYVGYITTLVFHHLLYVGFANLYFVDDRFMKIIVDYAALFIALPVLFLAFFSKSFLEIKQYPKINMILNILMLVMIISVIYFSFFNYLLKYRNIVPILLMSYLFGITLYAFIKKNAQAKLILFGWAAILIAGLIMYLSSVGIFNVDLTSYYVVEISFILEVLVFSIALSNRIKRLQEEKNKIQIKLIEEQKDNEEKLNKLVIQKTDKLNKALEEKDILLKELNHRVKNNMQTIISLIRLQNDEI comes from the coding sequence TTGAAAAAACTTTTAATTGTTTTAATAATTTTTATCTCTAATTTATTTGGAAATATAATAGAACTAAATTCAAATAATTTAGAAATATTATCTCAATCAAAAATTTACATAGATAATACAAGAAAACTAAATATTGATGAAATCATAAAAAATGATAAGAATTTTGTAAATGTAAATAGTTCTATAAAAAATTATGGTTATTCACCCAAGTTTGATGTTTGGATTAAATTTACATTACATAATAAAAAAGATGAACCTATTACAAAAATTTTAGAGTTTTCAAATTCTTTAGTGACAAATATCTCTTTTTATGAAGATACTAATCTTATAAAAAATGAAGGTTTACTAAATAAAGATATTAATAGAAAGAGCGTTAATCCTACTTTTGTAATCAATCTTGATAAAAATGAAACAAAAACTTTTTATCTAAAAGTCTTTTCAAAAAAGACTGCACTTACATTAAATTTAAATCTTTATTCAAATGATGAATTTTATTCAAAAGAGATATTTCATCAGGTTATTTTAGCTTTATTTTTTGGAGCGATGATAATATTGGCTTTATATAACTTTGCCATTTTTTTAATGATTAAGGATATTAGTTATTTATATTATGTTGGATATATAACTACTTTAGTATTTCATCATCTGCTTTATGTTGGTTTTGCTAATTTATATTTTGTTGATGATAGATTTATGAAAATCATTGTTGATTATGCAGCTTTATTTATCGCTCTTCCTGTTTTGTTTTTGGCTTTTTTCTCTAAATCATTTTTAGAAATAAAACAATATCCAAAAATAAATATGATTTTAAATATCTTAATGTTAGTGATGATTATTTCTGTGATTTACTTTAGCTTTTTTAATTATCTTTTGAAATATAGAAATATAGTACCAATTTTACTTATGAGTTATCTATTTGGAATTACTTTGTATGCATTTATTAAAAAGAATGCTCAAGCAAAACTAATTTTATTTGGTTGGGCTGCGATACTTATTGCAGGTTTAATAATGTATTTATCAAGTGTAGGGATTTTTAATGTTGATTTAACATCATATTATGTGGTTGAAATTTCATTTATTTTAGAGGTGTTAGTATTTTCAATTGCCTTATCAAATAGAATAAAAAGACTTCAAGAAGAGAAAAACAAAATTCAAATTAAGCTTATAGAAGAACAAAAAGATAATGAAGAAAAATTAAATAAGCTAGTAATTCAAAAAACTGATAAATTAAACAAAGCTCTTGAAGAAAAAGATATATTACTCAAAGAGTTAAACCATCGTGTAAAAAATAATATGCAAACTATAATCTCATTAATTAGATTACAAAATGATGAAATATGA
- the istA gene encoding IS21 family transposase: protein MEDWVTIRNLKKKDPNLGTRTIALMLGISRNTVKKALLNDELPLYNRGEKKINEAVEPFIDFIKESFLKKNLKASRILKDIKSKGYRGSQYALYAYIREILKPIANDVSKNSPHAYMRYETKPAEQMQYDWSPYTVTIGENLVKINIHQTILGFSRYKFYDVSLNVSGSDVYTALEESFIFFGGVCERIQVDNATVFITNASKDNLIWNPRFLSLCGLYGIKPTRSMPSHPWSKGKVESPFSYLETHFISGNEFKSFEDLRERLKQFQDEHNLEIHGTTKQISKILFEKEEQSFLKPLPINPITGELKRYVGFKEEFRKANSECLVSYKGNKYSVPHYFASKEVWLRVLYGTTLQIYSSKNKLIATHTISLKKGEVLVNKEHFNGYRKENQFDSIAISISRLIKRFANYINIHKFIENIKVQKRISPAYHLYKIANLFEYYDEADCIMAMEEAISLNIYSFSFIKGTITHQTKPKNEQLNLFNIKLPQANIKRDLGDYKI from the coding sequence ATGGAGGATTGGGTAACTATTCGTAATCTAAAAAAGAAAGATCCAAACTTAGGAACTAGAACAATTGCTTTAATGTTAGGTATTAGTAGAAATACTGTAAAAAAAGCATTATTAAATGATGAATTACCTTTATATAACAGAGGTGAGAAAAAAATAAATGAAGCAGTTGAACCATTTATTGATTTTATCAAAGAGTCATTTTTAAAGAAAAATTTAAAAGCTAGTAGAATTTTAAAAGATATAAAATCAAAAGGATATAGAGGAAGTCAATATGCTTTATATGCTTACATAAGAGAAATTTTAAAACCAATAGCAAACGATGTAAGTAAAAATTCACCTCATGCTTACATGAGATATGAAACAAAACCAGCTGAACAGATGCAATATGATTGGAGTCCATATACAGTTACTATTGGTGAAAATCTTGTAAAAATAAATATACATCAAACAATCTTAGGATTTAGTAGATATAAATTTTATGATGTAAGTTTAAATGTATCAGGAAGTGATGTATATACAGCATTAGAAGAGAGTTTTATCTTCTTTGGAGGAGTTTGTGAAAGAATACAAGTTGATAATGCAACAGTATTTATAACAAATGCTTCTAAAGATAATCTTATTTGGAATCCAAGATTTTTATCATTGTGTGGATTGTATGGAATAAAACCAACAAGAAGTATGCCATCACATCCATGGAGTAAAGGTAAAGTTGAATCACCTTTTAGTTATCTTGAAACACATTTTATTAGTGGTAATGAATTTAAAAGCTTTGAAGATTTAAGAGAACGATTAAAACAATTTCAAGATGAGCATAATTTAGAGATTCATGGCACAACTAAACAAATTTCAAAAATACTCTTTGAAAAAGAGGAACAAAGTTTTTTAAAACCACTACCAATAAATCCAATAACTGGGGAATTAAAACGATATGTTGGATTTAAAGAAGAGTTTAGAAAGGCAAATTCTGAATGTTTAGTCTCTTACAAAGGTAATAAATATTCAGTTCCACATTACTTTGCAAGTAAAGAGGTTTGGTTAAGAGTATTATATGGAACAACTTTGCAAATATACTCAAGTAAAAATAAACTAATAGCAACTCATACAATTAGCCTTAAAAAAGGTGAAGTCCTTGTTAATAAAGAGCATTTCAATGGATATAGAAAAGAAAATCAGTTTGATTCAATTGCAATTTCAATATCAAGACTTATAAAAAGATTTGCTAACTACATAAATATTCATAAATTCATTGAAAATATTAAAGTTCAAAAAAGAATTAGCCCAGCTTATCACCTTTATAAAATAGCAAACTTGTTTGAATACTACGATGAGGCTGATTGTATTATGGCAATGGAAGAAGCAATTAGTTTAAATATTTATAGCTTCTCTTTTATCAAAGGAACAATTACACATCAAACCAAGCCAAAAAATGAACAGTTAAATCTGTTTAATATCAAATTACCCCAAGCAAATATAAAAAGAGATTTAGGAGATTATAAAATATGA
- the istB gene encoding IS21-like element helper ATPase IstB — protein sequence MRNKNTTNLRNSGPVNLENGSLKANIESYCKLLSLSSVADNYESAALDAAKAKLSYQDYLYKLLQQQIVDRVDRSVNARIKKAGFKYMATLDEFDFSFQPQIDEKLIRELATLSFLDSATNVLLVGAPGVGKTHLSIALGLEATKQRRRVKFISAEDLTNELIAANHSNTITDYLESMSRIELLIIDEIGYLDLSREVASLFFRLISKRYEKSSTIITSNKEFQEWGQIFNDDVIATAILDRLLHHSHPFLINGPSYRMKDLLPKSKKKQNLENKNNEI from the coding sequence ATGAGAAATAAAAATACTACAAACTTAAGAAACAGTGGACCAGTTAATTTAGAGAATGGTTCACTAAAAGCAAATATAGAGAGTTATTGTAAACTTTTATCTCTTTCATCAGTGGCAGATAATTATGAAAGTGCAGCACTTGATGCTGCTAAAGCAAAACTATCATATCAAGATTATCTGTATAAACTATTGCAACAACAAATAGTTGATAGAGTAGATAGAAGTGTAAATGCTAGAATTAAAAAAGCAGGATTCAAATATATGGCAACTTTGGATGAGTTTGATTTTAGCTTTCAACCTCAAATAGATGAAAAACTAATACGAGAATTAGCAACTCTAAGCTTTTTAGATAGTGCTACAAATGTACTTTTAGTTGGTGCTCCAGGAGTTGGAAAAACTCATCTTTCAATAGCATTAGGACTTGAAGCCACCAAACAAAGAAGAAGAGTAAAATTTATAAGTGCTGAAGATTTAACCAATGAACTAATAGCTGCAAATCACTCTAATACTATAACAGATTATCTTGAAAGTATGAGTAGAATAGAGTTACTAATAATTGATGAAATTGGATACTTAGACCTTTCAAGAGAAGTAGCATCACTTTTTTTTAGACTTATTTCAAAGAGATATGAAAAATCTTCAACAATAATTACATCAAATAAAGAATTTCAAGAATGGGGACAGATATTTAATGATGATGTGATAGCAACAGCAATACTAGATAGACTTTTACATCATTCACATCCATTTTTAATAAATGGTCCAAGTTATAGAATGAAAGATTTATTGCCAAAAAGTAAAAAGAAACAAAATTTAGAGAATAAAAATAACGAAATTTAA
- a CDS encoding sensor histidine kinase: MGQISIKIFKIDDITINTLLTTIQNRISAMSHLHELLYQKDAITFIDANEYFEKIIFEVEQSFDKNVKIKYEINSTISSESAIYCGLIINELVTNSFKHAFINKKDGFINITFYSKNNSYYLYYSDNGQGYNQIDKKESLGLVLIETLAKKQLKASLKIVSNDGVKIEIKWKE; this comes from the coding sequence GTGGGTCAAATTTCAATCAAAATTTTCAAAATAGATGATATTACTATAAATACTCTTCTTACAACTATTCAAAATAGAATTAGTGCAATGAGTCACTTACATGAACTTCTATATCAAAAAGATGCTATTACTTTTATAGATGCAAATGAGTATTTTGAAAAAATTATATTTGAAGTGGAACAAAGTTTTGATAAAAATGTAAAAATAAAATATGAAATCAATTCTACTATTAGTTCTGAATCTGCTATTTATTGTGGATTAATAATCAATGAACTTGTAACAAACAGTTTTAAACATGCTTTTATAAACAAAAAAGATGGATTTATAAATATTACTTTTTATAGTAAAAATAATTCATACTATTTATACTACAGTGATAATGGTCAAGGTTATAATCAAATAGATAAAAAAGAGTCATTAGGTTTAGTTTTAATAGAAACTCTTGCAAAAAAACAGTTAAAAGCTAGTTTGAAAATTGTATCAAATGATGGTGTTAAAATCGAAATAAAATGGAAAGAATAG
- a CDS encoding response regulator: protein MIKILIVEDETIVALDTKSTLKKLGYEVTDIVTNYEDTMKSILDNKPDIILMDIFLKNSINGIEISKKINEKDSIPIIFVSAYCDDETVANAVETEPAGYLVKPFNRNDLKTTINLVAYKLQKNLKEKIIINRQKLSSNYYYSFEEHLKIYYETQEISITKNERLFLEVLIKAKGTTVPFESIEHYIWGNNSISDSTLRTLLYRLRSKFNHQLIETSPSLGCRLNFEDD, encoded by the coding sequence ATGATAAAAATTTTAATAGTTGAAGATGAAACAATTGTTGCTCTTGATACAAAAAGTACTTTAAAAAAATTAGGGTACGAAGTAACGGATATTGTAACAAATTATGAAGATACAATGAAATCAATTTTAGATAATAAACCTGATATTATTTTGATGGATATATTTCTAAAAAATAGTATAAATGGTATTGAAATATCCAAGAAAATAAATGAAAAAGATAGTATTCCAATAATATTTGTAAGTGCTTATTGTGATGATGAAACAGTAGCTAATGCTGTTGAAACAGAACCAGCTGGATATTTAGTTAAACCATTTAATCGTAATGATTTAAAAACAACAATAAATTTAGTAGCTTATAAATTACAAAAAAATCTAAAAGAAAAAATTATAATTAATAGGCAAAAACTCTCTTCAAACTATTATTATAGTTTTGAAGAACATTTGAAAATTTATTATGAAACACAAGAAATATCTATCACAAAAAATGAAAGATTATTTTTAGAAGTTCTCATAAAAGCAAAAGGAACAACTGTTCCTTTTGAATCGATAGAACATTATATATGGGGAAATAACTCTATATCTGATAGTACATTAAGAACATTATTATATAGATTAAGAAGTAAATTCAATCATCAACTAATAGAAACAAGCCCATCACTTGGTTGTAGATTGAATTTTGAAGATGATTAA
- a CDS encoding ATP-binding protein, producing the protein MYIQRLILEDIKEYQKFFPVLLISGARQVGKSTLALHLNIDNYITLDDINMYEMAKNNPKGFIESLSKPVVIDEIQRLPQLLISIKEYVDIDRINGEFILTGSASLQGFKEISDSLAGRIGIVELYPFSLKEKNQSSDNIIDIFAKDLNKYLLTKYEDISIEKDIIDGGYPEISKIDSSKSKYLWFSSYIRTYIESDAKELANIRNMDKFINMYKHCMFRSGTVFNKNDIQTQVGLDGKTFDSYFSVLEHTYQIQKLQPYFNNQLKRLAKTPKIFSIDTGVLCHLLQINTEDEFNKSPLKGEILETFIFSELLKANSYAQSRANLYYYRTTDKKEIDFILEYSNKIIALEIKASKTVKKDDFKHIYKLKEEINKAFDKGIVLYMGDTFLEIDENMYAVPIGFLK; encoded by the coding sequence ATGTATATTCAAAGATTAATTTTAGAAGATATAAAAGAGTATCAAAAGTTTTTTCCCGTTTTACTTATAAGTGGTGCTAGACAAGTTGGAAAATCAACTTTAGCATTGCATCTAAATATAGACAATTATATAACTTTAGATGATATAAATATGTATGAAATGGCTAAAAATAATCCTAAAGGATTTATTGAATCATTGTCTAAGCCAGTTGTTATTGATGAAATTCAAAGATTACCCCAACTTCTTATATCTATAAAAGAGTATGTTGATATTGATAGAATTAATGGAGAGTTTATTTTAACTGGTTCTGCTTCACTTCAAGGATTTAAAGAGATATCTGATTCACTAGCTGGAAGAATTGGAATAGTTGAACTTTATCCTTTTTCACTAAAAGAGAAAAATCAAAGCAGTGATAATATAATTGACATTTTTGCCAAAGATTTAAATAAATATCTTTTAACAAAATATGAAGATATAAGTATTGAAAAAGATATTATTGATGGTGGTTATCCTGAAATTAGTAAAATTGATAGTTCAAAGAGTAAATATCTTTGGTTTAGCTCTTACATTAGAACATATATAGAATCAGATGCGAAAGAGTTAGCGAATATCAGAAATATGGATAAATTTATAAATATGTATAAACACTGTATGTTTAGAAGTGGAACTGTTTTTAATAAAAATGATATTCAAACACAAGTAGGTCTTGATGGAAAAACATTTGATAGTTACTTTAGTGTTTTAGAGCATACTTATCAAATCCAAAAACTGCAACCATACTTTAATAATCAGCTAAAAAGATTAGCTAAAACTCCAAAGATATTTTCTATCGATACTGGAGTATTATGTCATTTATTACAAATTAATACAGAAGATGAATTTAATAAATCACCACTAAAAGGTGAAATACTTGAAACATTTATCTTTAGTGAACTATTAAAAGCAAACTCTTATGCTCAAAGTAGAGCTAATCTGTATTATTATAGAACAACTGATAAAAAAGAGATTGATTTTATTTTAGAATATTCAAATAAAATTATTGCTCTTGAAATAAAAGCTTCAAAAACAGTAAAAAAAGATGATTTTAAACATATATACAAGTTAAAAGAAGAGATAAATAAAGCGTTTGACAAAGGAATTGTGCTTTATATGGGAGATACTTTTTTAGAAATTGATGAAAATATGTATGCAGTGCCTATTGGATTTTTGAAATAA
- a CDS encoding tyrosine-type recombinase/integrase has product MALEPVGGKYEGVWTNKLKNGDVSYYVNYRDENGRPVKLQVGKKTKINDFTIKDAYSKLIEIKYKLQHEELPTIKTGKSSKIKLNDIWEEFLKYAKVNKKSYFMDELNYNKHIKPIFGNKNVKNLKSLDFENFKQTLFNKPLEAQTVKHQLTLIRTIINYAIKHDILNNYVNPLANGKVKMPSIDNKRVSFLSKEQAKKLLEILKSTHELTYHLTVILLFTGARFSEVTGAASKKNKSKENTALRWDDVNFNTNTIYFKKTKDGNERYIAINSILLETLKTLYDNKTNNNVINNSAGGTILRMPDYFKNAVEKVIPGNKSQTSKYKITAHSLRHTHASWLAEAGLDILQIKEQLGHRNIEMTMRYAHLIPNIRHEITENLII; this is encoded by the coding sequence ATGGCTTTGGAACCTGTAGGTGGAAAATATGAAGGAGTGTGGACTAATAAGTTAAAAAATGGAGATGTATCTTACTATGTAAATTATAGAGATGAAAATGGGAGACCTGTAAAATTACAAGTAGGTAAAAAGACAAAAATTAATGATTTCACAATTAAAGATGCATATTCAAAATTAATTGAAATAAAATATAAATTACAACATGAAGAATTACCTACTATTAAAACTGGAAAGAGTTCTAAAATTAAATTAAATGATATCTGGGAAGAATTTCTAAAATATGCCAAAGTAAATAAGAAATCATATTTTATGGACGAATTAAATTATAATAAACATATAAAACCAATTTTTGGAAATAAAAATGTGAAAAATCTTAAATCCTTAGATTTTGAAAATTTTAAACAAACACTTTTTAATAAACCATTAGAAGCTCAAACTGTAAAACATCAATTAACACTTATTAGAACTATTATAAATTATGCTATTAAACATGATATTTTAAATAATTATGTAAATCCATTAGCTAATGGAAAAGTTAAGATGCCTTCTATTGATAACAAAAGGGTATCTTTTTTATCAAAAGAACAAGCAAAAAAACTTCTTGAAATATTAAAATCTACTCATGAGTTAACTTATCATCTAACTGTAATTTTACTTTTCACAGGGGCAAGATTTAGTGAAGTTACTGGTGCTGCATCAAAAAAGAATAAATCTAAGGAAAACACAGCACTTAGATGGGATGATGTAAACTTTAATACAAATACTATTTACTTCAAAAAAACTAAAGATGGAAACGAAAGGTATATTGCAATAAATAGTATTTTACTTGAAACTTTAAAAACACTCTATGATAATAAAACGAATAATAATGTAATCAATAATAGTGCTGGTGGAACAATTTTAAGAATGCCTGATTATTTTAAAAATGCTGTTGAAAAAGTAATACCAGGAAATAAATCTCAAACCTCAAAATATAAAATTACTGCTCATTCTCTTCGCCATACTCATGCAAGTTGGCTTGCAGAAGCAGGACTGGATATTTTACAAATAAAAGAACAACTTGGTCATAGAAATATTGAAATGACTATGAGATATGCTCATTTAATACCAAATATTAGACATGAGATTACTGAAAATTTAATAATCTAA
- a CDS encoding sodium ion-translocating decarboxylase subunit beta, with amino-acid sequence MIKNIFIAFFLCFTIFSSNSLASNTVVVEQQEKEPYHSKTMGELVQTFYATTGIKALFEPKEGVKDAHGKDMSLFAQGYGRIIMILICFLLFYLAIKKGFEPLLLIPIGFGGLLANIPIANMAGPDGMLGIIYNMGITNQFFPLLIFMGVGAMTDFGPLLANPKTALLGGAAQFGIFGSLVGAVVLSQYVPGINFTLEQAAAISIIGGADGPTSIFIASALAPELLGAIAVAAYSYMALVPVIQPPIMRALTTVNERKIKMSTLRKVSKIEKIVFPIVVLCLTLLILPDAAPLIGAFCFGNFAKESGVIDRLSDTMQNALINIVTIFLGLGVGSKLAAEEFLVAETMGIMAIGLLAFAAGTAMGVIMAKLMNLVSSKDNQINPLIGAAGVSAVPMAARVVSKEGQLYDKSNVLLMHAMGPNVAGVIGSAVAAGVLLSIFK; translated from the coding sequence ATGATAAAAAATATTTTTATAGCTTTTTTTCTTTGCTTTACAATCTTTTCTTCAAATAGCTTAGCTTCAAATACAGTTGTAGTAGAACAACAAGAGAAAGAACCATATCACTCAAAAACAATGGGTGAGTTAGTTCAAACTTTTTATGCAACTACAGGTATAAAAGCACTATTTGAACCAAAAGAGGGAGTAAAAGATGCTCATGGGAAAGATATGAGTTTGTTTGCTCAAGGTTATGGAAGAATTATAATGATTTTAATCTGTTTTTTACTGTTTTATTTAGCAATTAAAAAAGGATTTGAACCATTACTTTTAATTCCAATTGGATTTGGTGGATTATTAGCAAATATTCCAATAGCAAATATGGCAGGACCTGATGGGATGTTGGGAATTATTTATAATATGGGTATTACAAATCAATTTTTCCCACTTCTAATATTTATGGGTGTTGGAGCTATGACAGACTTTGGTCCATTATTGGCTAATCCAAAAACAGCCCTTTTAGGTGGAGCTGCACAATTTGGTATTTTTGGTTCACTTGTAGGTGCTGTTGTATTATCACAATATGTTCCAGGAATTAATTTTACACTAGAACAAGCTGCAGCTATTTCTATTATTGGAGGAGCTGATGGACCAACATCTATTTTTATAGCTTCAGCATTAGCACCTGAATTACTCGGAGCAATAGCAGTTGCTGCATATTCATATATGGCATTAGTACCTGTAATTCAACCTCCAATTATGAGAGCATTAACAACAGTTAATGAGAGAAAAATAAAAATGTCGACATTAAGAAAAGTGTCAAAAATAGAGAAAATTGTATTTCCAATAGTTGTTTTATGCTTAACATTGTTAATTTTACCAGATGCTGCACCATTAATTGGAGCATTTTGTTTTGGAAATTTTGCAAAAGAATCAGGAGTTATTGATAGACTTTCTGATACAATGCAAAATGCATTAATTAATATTGTGACTATCTTCTTAGGATTAGGTGTTGGTTCAAAACTAGCAGCAGAAGAGTTCCTAGTAGCAGAGACAATGGGAATTATGGCAATAGGTCTTTTAGCATTTGCAGCGGGAACAGCTATGGGTGTTATAATGGCTAAATTAATGAATTTAGTTAGTTCAAAAGATAATCAGATAAATCCTTTGATTGGAGCAGCCGGAGTATCAGCTGTACCAATGGCAGCAAGGGTTGTTAGTAAAGAAGGTCAACTTTATGATAAATCGAATGTATTATTAATGCATGCGATGGGTCCTAATGTTGCTGGTGTTATTGGTTCAGCAGTAGCTGCTGGTGTTCTTTTATCGATATTTAAATAA